Proteins encoded by one window of Bacillus sp. DTU_2020_1000418_1_SI_GHA_SEK_038:
- the metH gene encoding methionine synthase, translating to MQKSLLIEQLKKKILIMDGAMGTMLQNANLTAEDFGGEEFDGCNENLNITSPAVIEKIHIEYLQAGADIIETNTFGATSIVLDEYDIGHKAYEINKKAALIARKAADELSTSEWPRFVAGAMGPTTKTLSVTGGTTFEALKQSYEEQAIGLIDGQVDLLLLETSQDMLNVKAGFIGIQHAFEKTGKKLPLIVSGTIEPMGTTLAGQSIEAFYISLEHMKPLAVGLNCATGPEFMQDHIRSLSGLASSAVSCYPNAGLPDEEGQYHETPESLALKLGGFASQGWLNIVGGCCGTTPPHIKAIAEEMAKYQPRSYEKSTTHKVSGIEPFIYDDPTLRPIMVGERTNVIGSRKFKRLIKEGKFEEASEVARAQIKGGAHVIDVCLADPDREEIEDMENFMKELVKKVKAPLVIDSTDDLVIEKALTYSQGKAIINSINLEDGEERFAAISPLIHKYGSAVVVGTIDEKGMGVTAEKKLEIAKRSYDLLVGKYGIQPEDIIFDPLVFPVGTGDEQYIGSAKATVEGIRLIKKAMPEVQTILGISNVSFGLPPVGREILNSVFLYHCTQAGLDYAIVNTEKLERFASIPKEEVQLAEKLLFETTDETLAAFTEFYRDKKKEQKSILPDMTLEERLAYYIVEGTKEGLIPDLEEALRNYPAPLDIINGPLMDGMKEVGRLFNDNQLIVAEVLQSAEVMKASVSFLEPYMEKDDTSANKGKIVLATVKGDVHDIGKNLVEIILSNNGFEVVDLGIKVPPSELVETIKKEKPDMVGLSGLLVKSAQQMVLTAHDLKQAGIDIPILVGGAALSRKFTDTKIAKEYDGLVLYAKDAMNGLSIANQLQDPAEFEKLKTEQIEKQEAAQNAVPFDRSSIAVATAVKVRPALNTNVPVFTPKDLKRKILNSITLSHIEPYINKQMLIGHHLGLKGKLEKLLAEGDEKAVKINEMVNGLIEDSKANGWITPAAVYQFFHAQSDGDKVLIYNEEQTEIIETFQFPRQEVEPYLCLADFLKPKESGQMDYVAFFTVTAGRGIRQMADQLKEQGRFLECHALQSLALESAEGFAEFVHRQIRDRWGFPDPVDMSMKDRFAAKYQGQRFSFGYPACPNLEDQQKLFKLISPEDIGVNLTEGCMMEPEASVSAIVFAHPEARYFNVSKA from the coding sequence ATGCAGAAGTCATTATTAATTGAACAGCTTAAGAAAAAAATACTCATTATGGATGGCGCAATGGGAACGATGCTTCAAAACGCCAATTTAACTGCTGAAGATTTCGGCGGTGAGGAATTTGATGGCTGTAATGAAAATTTAAATATTACCTCCCCTGCAGTGATTGAAAAAATCCATATTGAATATTTACAAGCAGGAGCAGATATAATTGAAACGAACACGTTCGGTGCAACAAGTATTGTACTTGATGAATATGATATAGGTCATAAAGCCTATGAGATTAATAAAAAAGCCGCACTCATTGCCCGAAAAGCAGCCGATGAGCTTTCAACCTCTGAATGGCCGCGCTTTGTTGCAGGTGCTATGGGCCCTACAACAAAGACACTAAGTGTCACTGGCGGAACAACCTTTGAAGCACTGAAGCAATCGTATGAAGAACAAGCAATTGGGTTAATTGACGGGCAAGTGGACCTTCTCCTCCTTGAAACAAGTCAGGATATGCTGAATGTAAAAGCGGGTTTTATTGGAATTCAGCATGCATTCGAAAAAACAGGCAAGAAGTTGCCCCTTATTGTTTCAGGAACGATTGAACCAATGGGGACTACACTAGCAGGTCAGTCGATTGAAGCTTTTTATATTTCTTTGGAACATATGAAGCCATTGGCTGTTGGACTTAACTGTGCAACCGGCCCAGAGTTCATGCAGGATCATATCCGTTCCCTTTCAGGTCTCGCCTCATCCGCTGTAAGCTGTTACCCAAATGCCGGGCTGCCTGATGAAGAAGGACAATACCATGAAACACCAGAATCACTTGCCCTTAAATTAGGCGGGTTCGCATCACAAGGCTGGCTGAATATTGTGGGGGGCTGCTGCGGAACAACCCCTCCTCATATTAAAGCGATTGCAGAGGAAATGGCGAAATATCAGCCTCGAAGCTATGAAAAAAGCACAACCCATAAAGTATCCGGAATCGAACCTTTTATCTATGATGATCCTACCCTCCGCCCTATCATGGTTGGAGAAAGAACAAATGTCATTGGATCACGAAAGTTTAAGAGATTAATTAAGGAAGGAAAATTTGAAGAGGCTTCTGAAGTTGCGAGGGCACAAATTAAAGGCGGAGCCCATGTTATTGACGTTTGTCTTGCAGACCCAGACCGAGAAGAAATTGAAGATATGGAAAACTTCATGAAGGAGCTTGTGAAGAAAGTTAAAGCCCCTCTCGTTATTGATTCAACAGATGACTTGGTCATTGAAAAGGCACTGACTTATTCACAAGGGAAAGCGATTATTAATTCCATCAACCTTGAGGATGGCGAAGAAAGATTTGCCGCTATATCTCCTCTCATTCATAAATATGGGTCAGCCGTTGTCGTTGGGACGATAGATGAAAAAGGAATGGGCGTTACAGCTGAGAAAAAGCTCGAAATTGCCAAGCGATCCTATGATTTGCTCGTAGGCAAATATGGAATTCAGCCAGAGGATATTATTTTTGACCCGCTTGTTTTCCCTGTTGGTACCGGGGATGAACAATACATTGGAAGTGCGAAAGCAACAGTCGAGGGAATCCGCTTAATTAAAAAAGCAATGCCTGAAGTCCAAACAATTCTAGGAATTAGTAACGTTTCTTTCGGCCTCCCTCCTGTCGGCAGAGAAATATTGAACTCTGTATTTCTTTATCATTGCACACAGGCTGGACTCGACTATGCAATCGTGAATACAGAAAAGCTTGAGAGATTTGCTTCCATCCCTAAAGAAGAAGTGCAGTTAGCAGAAAAATTATTATTCGAAACAACGGATGAAACCCTTGCCGCCTTTACGGAGTTCTACCGCGATAAGAAAAAAGAACAAAAAAGCATCTTGCCGGATATGACTCTAGAAGAACGTCTCGCCTATTATATCGTAGAGGGCACGAAAGAAGGCCTTATTCCTGATCTGGAAGAAGCTCTTCGTAATTACCCTGCCCCATTGGATATTATTAATGGCCCATTAATGGATGGGATGAAAGAAGTTGGCCGGCTATTTAATGATAATCAGCTAATTGTTGCTGAAGTACTTCAAAGTGCGGAAGTCATGAAGGCATCGGTATCTTTCCTAGAGCCTTATATGGAAAAAGACGATACTAGTGCGAATAAAGGAAAAATTGTTTTAGCAACGGTCAAGGGAGATGTCCATGATATCGGAAAGAATTTAGTGGAGATCATCTTAAGTAATAATGGATTTGAAGTTGTGGATCTTGGGATAAAGGTCCCTCCTTCTGAGCTTGTTGAAACAATCAAGAAAGAGAAACCTGATATGGTTGGTTTATCAGGTTTGCTAGTGAAATCTGCACAGCAGATGGTCCTCACTGCTCATGATTTAAAGCAGGCTGGCATTGATATTCCGATTCTTGTTGGCGGGGCAGCCCTTTCCCGTAAGTTTACAGATACAAAAATCGCCAAGGAGTATGATGGCCTTGTTTTATATGCGAAGGATGCGATGAATGGCCTCTCTATCGCCAATCAGCTGCAAGATCCAGCTGAATTTGAAAAATTAAAAACCGAACAAATTGAAAAGCAGGAAGCTGCTCAAAATGCTGTTCCGTTTGATAGAAGTTCAATTGCTGTCGCTACTGCTGTCAAAGTAAGACCAGCATTGAATACCAATGTACCAGTTTTTACACCAAAGGATTTAAAAAGAAAAATATTAAATTCCATTACCCTATCACATATCGAGCCTTATATTAATAAGCAAATGCTTATCGGGCATCACCTTGGTTTAAAAGGAAAGCTTGAAAAGCTTCTAGCTGAAGGCGATGAAAAGGCTGTTAAAATAAATGAAATGGTGAACGGGCTGATTGAGGATTCGAAGGCAAATGGCTGGATAACCCCTGCTGCTGTTTATCAATTCTTCCATGCACAATCAGACGGAGATAAGGTTCTCATTTACAATGAGGAGCAAACTGAAATTATTGAAACCTTTCAATTTCCAAGACAAGAGGTTGAACCTTATTTATGCTTGGCCGACTTTTTAAAACCAAAAGAGAGCGGCCAGATGGACTATGTTGCCTTCTTTACGGTTACTGCGGGCAGAGGAATCAGACAAATGGCCGATCAATTAAAGGAGCAAGGCCGATTCCTTGAATGTCACGCCCTGCAATCACTTGCTTTGGAATCAGCTGAAGGGTTTGCAGAATTTGTTCATAGACAAATACGAGATCGCTGGGGCTTCCCTGACCCGGTTGATATGTCAATGAAGGATCGCTTTGCTGCTAAATACCAAGGGCAAAGATTCTCATTTGGATACCCTGCTTGTCCGAACTTAGAGGATCAGCAAAAGCTGTTTAAGCTAATTAGTCCAGAGGACATTGGCGTGAATCTGACTGAAGGCTGTATGATGGAGCCTGAAGCATCTGTTTCAGCCATTGTTTTTGCTCATCCTGAGGCTAGATACTTTAATGTATCAAAGGCATAA
- a CDS encoding DUF3889 domain-containing protein codes for MNIYLSRIFAIVTILFLFSSHITYARPDAPSYAKWGQLAVKTAKEKHPKADIVDYLHIGREDKDHSSIEKFKLWLREDGKEFGLFINIEFDPKSEKVIQINVKKSAT; via the coding sequence ATGAATATATATTTGAGTAGGATCTTTGCCATAGTTACGATTCTTTTTCTATTTTCTAGCCACATTACCTATGCCCGGCCAGATGCCCCATCGTATGCAAAGTGGGGACAATTAGCCGTAAAAACGGCAAAGGAAAAACATCCAAAAGCAGACATTGTCGATTATTTACATATCGGCAGGGAGGATAAGGATCATTCTTCCATTGAAAAATTCAAGCTTTGGCTGCGCGAAGACGGAAAAGAATTCGGTTTGTTTATTAATATTGAATTTGATCCAAAAAGCGAAAAGGTTATTCAAATTAATGTTAAGAAATCAGCAACATAA
- a CDS encoding globin, which yields MDYKFKTLFTEIGGEETIDRLVQAFYPRVYADPDLRPLFEGDMEEIMRKQRMFLSQFTGGPALYSQEFGPPAMQQRHLPFEITPLRAKCWLRCMKEAFHEIGLDESPAGAAFYDRLTQVAGIMVNTTDYE from the coding sequence ATGGATTACAAATTTAAAACCCTATTTACTGAAATTGGCGGAGAAGAAACAATTGATAGACTCGTACAAGCTTTTTATCCACGTGTATATGCAGACCCGGATTTAAGACCTTTATTTGAAGGGGACATGGAGGAGATTATGAGAAAGCAGCGAATGTTTCTTTCTCAATTTACCGGAGGACCAGCCCTTTATAGTCAAGAGTTTGGACCGCCTGCCATGCAGCAGCGCCACCTGCCTTTCGAAATCACACCATTGCGTGCTAAATGCTGGCTCCGTTGCATGAAGGAAGCGTTTCATGAAATTGGACTGGATGAAAGTCCTGCAGGAGCGGCTTTTTACGATCGATTAACACAGGTAGCAGGAATTATGGTTAACACTACAGATTATGAGTAA
- a CDS encoding glycerol-3-phosphate acyltransferase translates to MENDMNQILYFIGSYLIGNILTANIYLKLLGKGNVHNQGSGNPGARNIGRLYGKKAFIITFLGDALKGSLVIVVGKYLQITEIETLVGLTLAVIGHIKPILFQFKGGKGISTFIGGIITFEPLLALVIIIGFLLFYPFTKSFTIAGLAAICLIPFSVSYFYQSIELIWILAVIIVILILAHSENLLRKFKQT, encoded by the coding sequence CTGGAGAACGATATGAATCAAATACTATATTTTATTGGCTCTTATCTAATTGGTAATATCCTCACTGCTAATATTTATTTAAAGCTTCTCGGAAAAGGCAATGTCCATAACCAAGGTTCAGGGAACCCTGGTGCTAGAAATATTGGACGATTATATGGAAAAAAGGCATTTATCATTACCTTTCTCGGTGATGCGCTTAAAGGGAGTCTTGTTATCGTTGTTGGAAAATATCTCCAGATTACAGAAATTGAGACACTTGTTGGTCTTACGCTCGCTGTTATTGGACATATTAAGCCGATCCTATTTCAATTCAAAGGCGGTAAAGGCATTTCAACCTTTATCGGGGGGATTATTACATTCGAGCCATTGCTGGCACTCGTCATTATCATTGGCTTTTTACTATTTTATCCTTTTACGAAAAGCTTTACAATTGCAGGACTTGCCGCCATCTGTCTAATTCCATTTTCTGTTTCATATTTTTACCAGTCTATCGAGCTTATATGGATACTAGCTGTAATCATTGTCATTCTTATTCTAGCGCATTCGGAAAATTTATTAAGAAAATTTAAGCAAACATAA